Genomic window (Fusobacterium perfoetens):
ATTTCATCAAAGTGTTTTCTATCAAAGTTTCTGTTAAGTTCCTTTAAAATATGTTCATTGAAACTTTGAGGATTAAGACTTACTCTGTCAACTCCTTCATCTTTTAGAATTTGAAGTTTTTCAATATTTAAAGTATCTTCTCTTCCAGCTTCAAAGGTAAATTCTTTTAAATGCTCAAGGTTTATATTTTTATATACAGCGTCAATAACTCTTTTTAAATCTTTTTCAGTAAGAATGCTAGGAGTACCCCCTCCCATATAAAGAGATTCTATTCTGCATTTTTTTCCTTGAAGCATTTCTCCTGTAAGTCTTATTTCTTCAAGAAGTGTTTCTACAAATTCATCGTAGAATTTTCCAAGTTTGCTGTTGATTTCATAAGAAGCAAATGAACAATATCTGCATCTTGTAGGGCAGTATGGTATCCCTATATACATATTTACAGCCTTATCATTAAGATAAAGGCTTTCTTTTTTAACCACATCTATAAGAAGTTTTCTTTTTTTAGGAAAAGCAAAATAAAGCTTATCAAGGATTTCATCAATTTCCTCATAAGAATATCCCATAATAAGAAAACGCCTTACAAGTTTTGTAGGTCTTACTCCCATTAAAGCACCCCAAGGGTATACTTTTTTAAATAATTTTAAAAGTCCTGCTTTTATCATTACAATTTTTTGATCAACCATTTTATCACTGTAATTTTTCAGAGTGAAAACAAAAGAATTTTCTCCTGAAGTAAGTTCAAGAGAGATAATATCTTTATTTTCTTCAAGAGTTCTTACATTAAGAGTATCTATTTCCACATCAGGAAGCATAACTTTTTTAAATTCATGTATTGTATTATCTTTAATATTAAAATCTAAATTAATTTTCACTTAATTCTCCATATATTTTTATAAATTTTCTGTATTAAAAAATAAAAGTTATCTGTTTTTTCTTAAAGCTTTCACCATATTTTCATATTGAATATTGCTTATTTTATTTTCTTTATACAGATCTTTTAGACATTCTTCTTTATTAAGCATTCCGTCTCTTCCACTTATATCTATAAAAGACTGAATTTGATTTATTTTACCATTTTTTATAAGATTTGCAATTCCTCTATTTATATAAAGCATTTCACAAAGAGGAACTCTTACTTCAGAGATACCTTCAATAAGTTCTTGATAAATTACCCCAATAAGATTTGAAGCCAGCTGTCTTTCTATAAGATTTTTTTTATTTTCAGGAAATACAGAAAGGATTCTGTCAACAGTATCAACAGCTCCATTTGTATGAAGAGTTGCAAGAACAAGATGGCCAGTTTCAGCAGCTGTAAGAGCCATTTCCAAACTTTCAGTATCTCTTAGTTCTCCAACCATTATAATATCAATATCCTGACGAAGAGCAGATCTTAATCCATCAATAAAACTTTTAGTATCCCGTCCCACTTCTCTTTGTCTTATAATGCTTTTCTTTCCTTTGAAAATATATTCAATGGGATCTTCAATAGTTAAGATATTAAGATTTTCTTCCCTATTAAATTTTTCTATAATTCCTGCAAGGGTACTGCTTTTTCCACTTCCACTTTTTCCTGAAACTATAATAAGCCCTTGTTTTTTTTCAAGAAGTTCATATATTTTTT
Coding sequences:
- a CDS encoding type IV pilus twitching motility protein PilT; the protein is MNKETFFEILNKGKMMKASDIHLLAGEVPVFRINGRLIRIEEYNAFTEEDMKDLSSFVSKEEDKKILNLEKELDFSFKACGINCRINIFYEKENIGMSIRLIREEPFTLEELGINKKIYELLEKKQGLIIVSGKSGSGKSSTLAGIIEKFNREENLNILTIEDPIEYIFKGKKSIIRQREVGRDTKSFIDGLRSALRQDIDIIMVGELRDTESLEMALTAAETGHLVLATLHTNGAVDTVDRILSVFPENKKNLIERQLASNLIGVIYQELIEGISEVRVPLCEMLYINRGIANLIKNGKINQIQSFIDISGRDGMLNKEECLKDLYKENKISNIQYENMVKALRKNR
- a CDS encoding coproporphyrinogen III oxidase: MKINLDFNIKDNTIHEFKKVMLPDVEIDTLNVRTLEENKDIISLELTSGENSFVFTLKNYSDKMVDQKIVMIKAGLLKLFKKVYPWGALMGVRPTKLVRRFLIMGYSYEEIDEILDKLYFAFPKKRKLLIDVVKKESLYLNDKAVNMYIGIPYCPTRCRYCSFASYEINSKLGKFYDEFVETLLEEIRLTGEMLQGKKCRIESLYMGGGTPSILTEKDLKRVIDAVYKNINLEHLKEFTFEAGREDTLNIEKLQILKDEGVDRVSLNPQSFNEHILKELNRNFDRKHFDEIFKEIKRLGFIVNMDLILGLPGESVEDILRTLNEVRKYDIDNLTIHALAVKNGSKLVREKYKITAIENEKIEAEIEKLTEEMNLKPYYLYRQKNSLEWGENVGYSKEGKESIFNIEMIEENQSTIALGGGAISKKVEMIDETRASIVRYINPKDPYMYICEMKERMKQKEELFNF